One segment of Clostridium botulinum DNA contains the following:
- a CDS encoding PTS lactose/cellobiose transporter subunit IIA, which produces MEEIIMNLIVHSGEVRSYSMEAIQCAKKGDLNKARKLIEKADEEMSRAHNVQSSLIQKEASGEKIEVSLLMVHAQDHLMTSMTVKFLAVEFIDMYEKFDDNLNK; this is translated from the coding sequence ATGGAAGAAATAATAATGAATCTTATAGTTCATAGTGGGGAAGTTAGAAGTTATTCAATGGAAGCAATTCAATGTGCTAAAAAGGGCGACTTAAATAAAGCTAGGAAATTAATAGAAAAAGCTGATGAAGAAATGTCAAGAGCTCATAATGTGCAATCATCTTTAATACAAAAAGAAGCTAGTGGAGAAAAAATAGAGGTGTCATTGCTTATGGTACATGCTCAAGATCATTTGATGACAAGTATGACAGTAAAATTTCTTGCTGTTGAATTTATAGATATGTATGAGAAATTTGATGATAATCTAAATAAGTAA
- a CDS encoding DUF871 domain-containing protein, whose product MIGLGISVYPNHADINEIVKYIHLAGKYGFKRIFTCLISVDDKNTEDVISDFKTMLYAAKEENMEVIADLDPNVFKSLGASIYDLKVFKDIGLDGIRLDLGFSGLEESIMSFNEYGLKIELNMSNGTKYIDNILSYKSNIDNLYGCHNFYPHKYTGLSLEHFIKCSKQFKELGLRTAAFVNSKEAKYGPWPVSEGLCTLEMHRNLPIDVQVKHFLATGLIDDVIIANSFASEQELKILSEINKEKLIINIEFDETATELDKKIVLEEFHYNRGDVSEYMIRSTQSRVKYKDKHFPAVNTPNIKRGDLLIDSDLYTRYSGELQVALKDMKNSGKTNVVGKIVNEEVFLLDYIEPWTSFGFREVKG is encoded by the coding sequence ATGATAGGACTCGGGATTTCGGTCTATCCTAATCATGCAGATATAAATGAAATTGTGAAGTATATACATTTAGCTGGCAAATATGGATTTAAAAGAATTTTTACATGCTTAATTTCTGTAGATGATAAAAATACTGAAGATGTAATTAGTGATTTCAAAACTATGTTATATGCAGCTAAAGAAGAAAATATGGAGGTGATTGCAGATTTAGATCCAAATGTATTTAAAAGTTTAGGGGCATCTATATATGATCTAAAAGTGTTTAAAGATATTGGATTAGATGGAATAAGGCTAGATTTAGGCTTTAGTGGATTAGAGGAATCTATTATGAGTTTTAATGAGTATGGATTAAAAATAGAACTTAATATGAGCAATGGGACTAAGTATATAGATAATATTTTATCTTACAAATCCAATATTGATAATCTATATGGATGTCATAATTTCTATCCTCATAAATATACAGGTCTTTCACTTGAACATTTTATTAAGTGTTCAAAACAATTCAAGGAACTTGGATTAAGAACAGCCGCCTTTGTGAATTCTAAAGAAGCTAAGTATGGACCTTGGCCTGTATCAGAAGGGTTATGTACTTTAGAAATGCATAGAAACTTACCAATAGATGTACAAGTTAAACATTTTTTAGCAACAGGACTTATAGATGATGTAATAATAGCAAATTCTTTTGCATCAGAACAGGAATTAAAAATATTAAGTGAAATAAATAAAGAAAAATTAATAATTAATATTGAATTTGATGAAACTGCAACAGAACTTGATAAAAAGATAGTTCTTGAAGAATTTCATTACAATAGAGGTGATGTATCAGAATACATGATAAGGTCTACGCAAAGTAGAGTTAAATATAAAGATAAGCATTTTCCAGCAGTTAATACTCCAAATATAAAAAGAGGAGATTTATTAATAGATTCAGATTTATACACTAGATATTCAGGTGAACTTCAAGTTGCATTAAAGGATATGAAAAATAGTGGGAAAACTAATGTGGTTGGAAAAATAGTTAATGAAGAAGTATTTTTATTAGATTATATAGAACCGTGGACGAGCTTTGGTTTTAGAGAAGTGAAAGGTTAA
- a CDS encoding PTS sugar transporter subunit IIB has translation MKKILLVCCAGMSTSLLVSKMQAAAKDDGIECSIEATGEAQVKDHIDDIDILLLGPQVRFLLKQFQKSLSDKNIPVEVINTIDYGTMNGKKVLARALELIDNK, from the coding sequence GTGAAAAAGATATTGTTAGTTTGTTGTGCAGGAATGTCTACTAGTTTATTAGTTTCAAAAATGCAAGCAGCAGCAAAAGATGATGGAATTGAATGTAGTATAGAAGCAACAGGAGAAGCACAGGTTAAAGATCATATAGATGATATTGATATTTTATTATTAGGGCCACAAGTTAGATTTTTATTAAAACAATTTCAAAAAAGCCTATCTGATAAGAATATACCAGTAGAAGTTATAAACACTATTGATTATGGAACAATGAATGGAAAGAAGGTACTAGCAAGGGCTTTAGAACTTATAGATAATAAATAA